The following coding sequences lie in one Lepeophtheirus salmonis chromosome 11, UVic_Lsal_1.4, whole genome shotgun sequence genomic window:
- the PIG-L gene encoding N-acetylglucosaminyl-phosphatidylinositol de-N-acetylase, whose protein sequence is MDEELTLLLILHTFAALCFLLYILISLYGSKSKVIPPSSRALIVIAHPDDEVMFFGPTIANLTRDHEMNVHLLVLSRGNFRGEGNLRKMELYKAAEALSISKDNITLLNYTKLQDNPKARWSEELVADIIYQYVESQDIGVILSFDRFGVSGHKNHSSIYNALLLLTSEERSQSFRSNNTRILVLNSVNILRKYSGIFDLPMSYALSPISFIASPKDWINIQKAMMCYGSQYVWFRKIYMIFSRYILINTYDILK, encoded by the coding sequence ATGGATGAAGAACTGACACTTCTCCTCATTCTCCATACTTTTGCCGCCCTTTGCTTCCTACTATATATTCTCATTAGCTTATACGGATCCAAATCCAAGGTAATCCCTCCTTCATCACGTGCTCTTATAGTTATTGCTCACCCCGATGACGAAGTTATGTTCTTTGGGCCTACCATTGCAAATCTCACACGCGACCACGAAATGAATGTGCACTTGTTGGTTCTGAGTCGGGGTAACTTCCGTGGTGAAGGAAATCTTCGTAAGATGGAGCTATATAAAGCTGCAGAGGCCTTGTCTATATCCAAGGATAATATAACACTTCTCAACTACACAAAACTCCAGGATAATCCCAAGGCCCGTTGGAGTGAAGAACTTGTTGCAGATATTATTTATCAGTATGTTGAATCGCAGGACATAGGAGTCATTCTGTCATTCGACCGCTTCGGAGTCTCAGGACACAAGAATCACTCCTCTATATACAATGCTCTCCTACTTCTCACGAGTGAAGAGAGGAGCCAATCCTTTCGTTCTAACAATACTCGCATACTTGTTTTAAATAGTGTTAATATTTTACGCAAATATTCGGGAATTTTTGATCTCCCCATGAGCTATGCTCTCTCACCCATTTCCTTTATAGCAAGTCCAAAGGATTGGATTAACATTCAAAAAGCAATGATGTGTTATGGGTCTCAGTATGTTTGGTTTCGGAAGATCTATATGATTTTCTCTCGTTATATCCTTATTAATACATatgatattcttaaataa